The Flavobacterium sp. IMCC34852 genome contains the following window.
TACCGGTTCAACTTTCGTTTTCAAAGAAATCTGGAAAAAAATCGGCGAAAATATCCATACTTACAAAACATATCCAAGAATCGTCGGAGAAACCGGTGGAAAAGACTTCGTTTTAGCGCATCCAAGTGCCAATGTAAAACAAGTGGTAACCGGAATTACCCGTGGTGCTTTTGAATTCCAAGGGCAAAAATGTTCTGCGGCTTCCAGAGGTTATATTCCGCAAAGTTTGTGGCCGGCGGTTAAAGAACAATTGATTACCGATGTGAAATCGATGAAAATGGGTTCACCGGAAGATTTCAGTAACTTTATCACGGCTGTAATTCACGAAGGTTCGTTTGACAAATTGGCGAGTTTTATTGACCAAGCTAAAAAAGACAGCGATGCCGAAATTATCGTTGGCGGTAATTATGACAAATCAAAAGGATATTTCATCGAACCAACAGTGATTGTAACTACCAATCCAAAATACGCTACCATGGAAACCGAACTTTTCGGACCGGTAATGACCATTTACGTTTACGAAGATGCCAAATGGGCGGAAACTTTGCAATTGGTGGACAGTACTTCAGAGTATGCTTTAACCGGAGCGATTTTCAGCCAAGACCGATATGCGATTGAAGAAGCTACCTTGGCTTTGCAAAACAGCGCCGGAAACTTCTATATTAACGACAAACCAACCGGAGCCGTTGTCGGCATGCAACCTTTTGGCGGAGCCAGAGCTTCGGGAACCAATGATAAAGCGGGCTCAATGCAGAACTTGTTGCGTTGGGTTTCTCCAAGAACCATCAAAGAAACCTTTGTTACTCCGGAAGACTATAGATATCCTTTTCTGGGAGAATAAAAATTTCTTTTAACAATAACCTTAAGCCTAAGTTTTTACTTGGGCTTTTTTTATACCATTGATTATTAATTTTTTGTATCTTCGAACGTCAAAACCAACATCCAAAAGATTATGAAAATAAAAATTACTGTTTTATTATTTTCCGCTTTTTCAATTTGTGGCTTTGCTCAAGACAAATCCTATGATTTACTTCGAGACAAAACAGAAACTAAAATTCTTTACGACCGTGTTTTTAGCCTATCCAATGCCACGGAATCCAAAAAGAACGGAATAAACACCAACTATTTTCTGCAAGCCTATCACGAAATACAACGTGCTGACTTTTTGCAACGCTTGCCGAAATTAGAAAAATTGCGAGAAGCAGCTAACTTGGGTTTTGCTAAAAATCAGGTTCCATTAGGTGTGCTGATTGCTGATTTTGAAAAAATAAATCCAACTGCAATAGAAAACGGTGATGTTTTTTTAACAGCAAACAATCTTTTCGAATCCAAACCAAATGCGCAAAACGTTTTTCAAAAACACACCCTTAATTTGATTGCTCCTTTATTGGCAAAATCTAAAAGCAGTCTGGTTACTTTTATTGTAAAAGAAGAATTGATTTTTAACACGACCAACAAACATATCCTAAGTATCGCCATCCAAACTAACGGAGAAGAAACCTGGAAAACTATTTCAACAAACACACCGCTTTCTATCCGGTTCAACTCCAATGGGCTGCAAACGGTAAATTGTCGTCTTCAATTCACGAACGGAGAAACTATTGTTCAGTCATTTGTATTAACCGTTGACAACCAAAACAACAACGCCGACGCACGCAATTCTCAGAATAATTTCCAACCCAATGTTATTAATACAATCACAGCTACAATTCCGTACCAAGGTTATGGTGAAACCGTTCCACACTTGGGCCAAGGTGAATATGAAATTTTTCCCGATACTGTTGACGGCGTTTTAGACAAACCTGTTTTTGTAGTTGATGGTTTTGATCCGGGTGATACCAACACTATCCCTTTATTTTATGCCGGTTTGGATTACGGTGCCGGACAAAACTTGGCCGATTATTTAAGAACACAAGGCTTTGATATTATTTTGGTTAATTTTCCAACTTATACCAGACCAAATACCACAACGGTAGTTGATGGTGGTGTCGACTTTATCCAGAGAAATGCTTTTGTTTTGGTTGAAATAATCAATCAAATCAACGCGCAAAAAGTTGGTACTCAAAAAAATGTAATTATAGGTCCAAGTATGGGTGGATTGATTTCACGTTATGCTCTACGTTACATGGAAATGAATGCCTTGAATCACGACACACGATTGTATATTTCTTTTGATTCACCACACCAAGGAGCCAATGTACCTATTGGTTTCCAACATCTTTTTAATTATATGGCTTACGGCCCGTTAGGAAATGCTGCGCTGCAACCTATTGTAGACGGAATGATAAAAAGCTCCGCTGCCCGACAAATGCTGATTGACCACATGGAAGGCCATTTACAAAGCGGAAGTAATTTTGAATTCAATACCGCATCAGCTTCTTTGGTTCCGACCGGCGCGCCCAATTACCGGACAGCTTTTCAAAATGAGTTAAATGCCATGGGTTTCCCTACAACTGTAAGAAACGTTGCAATTTCAAACGGTGCCGGTAATGGCACTATGAATTACAGCCCGAATTTTGAGGTAATGAATCATACTTTTAATGTTACCACAACACAAAGAGCCATAATTAACCAACGGTTTACACCGGCAGCCAATGTGACCAATCAAGTAAGTCGCTTCAGAGGTCAAACTCTTGTTTTTGGCACTTGGTTAACGATATATGAAAGCTTAGCCAATTCAAAATCGCCAACTTACACTGATGGTTTAGATACGGCACCGGGCGGAAGATTTGATATGGGTGGTTTTCAAGCCGATGCAGGAACAGATCCTTTGTTAGTAGAGTTTTTCGACAATCTTAATGCCGATTATTTCACCTTTATTCCTACTTGGAGTTCTATGGCCATTTCCGGAACCAATAATTTATACACTCCCGTAACCGGAAATTCTGTGACACCATTTGTAGCTTCTTCTATTCCAACTGTTAATGAAAACCACGTGACTTTAAACCAAAACAATGTGACTTTTGCTTTGGAAGAAATCATCAATGGTTCATTGACAACAACAAATCCGGCTTTTGAAACACTTTGGATTAAGAATCCTGTGACCAATTCCATTGAAATTAATACTTCTTATACTTTAGAAAATGCCGGGATTACAATAAATGACATCTTGGGCAAAACCATTTATCAATCTAAAAATAATACGATTAGCGGAACATTTCAAATTCCGATTGTGCTGACCAAAGGTGTCTACCTCATCACCATCGGTAATGAAAATGGAAGTGTAACCAAGAAAATTGTAAAAGATTAAAAAAAAGCCTCTCAGTTGAGAGGCTTTTTTTATGCTTTAAACTTAAGCGGCAAATGCACTACTTTCTTAGTTTCGAAGAATTCATCTTTGAAAAATTCAGCTATGTTGTATTCAGTCGCTTTTGGAAAGTCTTTTAGCTCTTCGGTCAAATCACCACCTTTGAGGTAAAGGATTCCGTTTTTCAATTCGTGTTTGTTTTGTTTTTTGATTTTGTCTTTAATCCAAGACACAAAATCGGGCATATTGGTCACGGCGCGACTCACAATAAAATCATAATCGCCTTTGACATTCTCAGCACGCATTTGTTCGGCTTTGACATTTTTCAACCCTAATCCGTCAACAACGGCTTGCACTACTTTTATTTTTTTGGCAATCACATCAATCAGGTAAAAACGGGTTTCGGGAAACAATATCGCTAACGGAATTCCGGGAAATCCACCACCGGTCCCAACATCTAAAACATACGTTCCGGGTTCAAAAGGTTGAATTTTAGCAATCGCCAACGAATGCAAAACGTGTTTCGTATACAGTTCAGCTATATCTTTTCGAGAAATTACATTGATTTTCGCATTCCAATCTTGGTATAAAGCCTCTAATTTTTGAAACTGTAAGAGTTGATTCTCAGTAAGATTAGGAAATTGTTTGATAATTTCTTCCATAAATTGATTTTTCAACAAAAATAGTGCTTTTGGTTGATAATTATGATTTGTTTATAATCTTTCAAAAAGTATTATAATTATCTTTGAGCAAAATTTTGAATTACAATAAATGAACACCACATCACCTATTTTCTCTAAAACGGATAGTTTGAAATTCTTCCGAACTCTAAATACCAGAGTAAATAACTATTTTAAAGAAAACAACCTTGACAAAACCGGAAATTGGAAACTGCACCTGAAAACCATTGTTATGTTCTCCATTTTCTTGACTCCCTATTTTATTTTGTTGGCTATGGATATGCCTTTTTGGGCTTACCTTTTACTAAACGTTGTCATTGGCGTTGGAATGGCCGGCGTTGGCATGAACGTAATGCACGATGGCAATCACGGTGCTTATTCTTCTAAATCTTGGGTCAATAAAATCATGGGCGGCAGTATTTATATTTTGGCCGGAAATGTATATAATTGGCAAGTGCAACACAATGTTTTACACCATACGTATACCAACATCTTAGGACATGATGAAGACCTCGAAGCCGGAAGAATCATGCGTTTTACCAAAGAAGCCAAATGGTATAAATTCCATAAATTCCAACACTATTACTCTGTATTTTTATATGGATTATTAACGTTCAACTGGGCCATCACTACCGATTTCCTTCAAATGAAACGCTATCTGAAAAGAAACCTTTCTTATGGCGAATTCAAAAAACCGGTGATTCGTTGGACTACTTTAATCATTACCAAAATCATTTATTTCTCTATATGGTTGGTCATTCCAATGGTCATGGGGATCACTTGGTGGAAAGTAGTTTTAGGCTTTTTAGTAATGCATTACACCGCCGGAGTTATCCTAAGTGTGGTTTTCCAATTGGCGCACGTAGTAGAAGAAACCCACAACCCTATTCCGGATGAAAACGGCGAAATAGAAAACACTTGGGCCATCCACCAATTATTCACCACTGCCAACTTTGCGCCTAAAAATTGGCTGGTAAATTATTATACCGGTGGCTTAAATCACCAAATTGAACACCACATTTTCCCGAATATCAGCCACGTTCATTATGGCAAAATTGCCGAAATTGTAAAGCAAACCGCCAAAGAATGTGAACTGCCTTACTACGAGTTCAAAACTACACGTGCTGCTATTGCCTCGCATTTCAAGCACTTAAAAGAACTGGGAAGACAACCTCAATTAGCATAACAAAACGGGACGCCTTTATTGGCGTCTCTTTATTTAACATCCTATACAACAACACAATGAGCATTTTATCGGACAGAATTAACAATTTATCTACTTCACAAACATTAGCCATGGCGGCTTTGGCCAGAGAATTAAAAGCCCAAGGAAAAGATATTATCAGCCTAAGTTTAGGCGAACCCGATTTCAACACTCCCGATTTTATTAAAGAAGCTGCCAAAAAAGCTATTGACGAAAATTACAGTACTTACACTCCGGTTGACGGTTATGCCGAATTGAAAGACGCCATTTGCCGAAAATTCAAAAGAGATAATAATCTTGATTACAAACCGGCCAATATTGTAGTTTCAACCGGTGCCAAACAATCTTTATACAACGTAGCGCAAGTTATGTTGAACGACGGCGATGAAGTAATTCTTCCCGCTCCATACTGGGTTTCTTATTACGAAATTATCAAATTGTCAGGCGGTGTTCCGGTGGAAGTGCCGACTTCTGTGGAAAGCGATTTCAAAATGACCGCAGCAGAACTGGAAAAAGCCATCACCCCTAAAACCAAAATGATGTGGTTCAGTTCACCATGCAACCCTAGCGGTTCGGTTTATAACCGTGAAGAGCTTGAAGCCATTGGTAAAGTTTTAGAAAAACACCCAAACATTTATATCGTTTCTGACGAAATCTATGAACACATCAATTTCTCCGGAACTTTCTGCAGCATCGGAACCATTCCGGGCTTGTTCGACAGAACGATTACCGTAAATGGTGTAGCCAAAGCTTTTGCCATGACCGGTTGGAGAATCGGTTACATTGGTGCTCCGGAATTTATTGCCAAAGCTTGTACCAAAATGCAAGGCCAAGTAACTTCGGGTGCCAACTCCATTGCGCAAAGAGCCACAATTACCGCTGTTGATGCTGACCCAAGTGTTTTAAACGAAATGGTAACCGCCTTCAAAAACCGTAGAAACTTGGTAGTAGAATTAGCCAAAGAAATTCCAGGATTCAAAATCAACGTGCCCGAAGGTGCTTTCTATTTGTTCCCGGATGTTTCAGCTTATTTCGGCCAAACCTTACGCGGCAAACTAATCGCCAACGCCGATGACTTCTCGATGTATTTGCTTTCCGAAGCCAATGTTGCGACCGTAACCGGAGACGCTTTCGGAAATCCAAACTGCATTCGTTTGTCTTACGCCACCAGTGAAGCCTTACTATCCGAAGCGTTCAAAAGAATCAAAGAAGCACTGACTTAAGATATTATGCCTCAAGGAAACTTGGGGCTTTTTAATAAACAATAGGGCGTTCCCTTTCAGGTCGGGCTTTTCGTTGCAATCTTTAGTTTAAAAACTAAAGGATTTCCACTGCAATCCCTAACGCATAAAACCATTAGACAACACTACAAAATTAAATAGAATGTCAAAAATACTCTTATTAGGTTCGGGCGAATTAGGAAAAGAATTCGTAATCGCTGCCCAAAGAATAGGGCAAACCGTGATTGCTGTCGACAGTTATGAAAACGCTCCGGCCATGCAAGTTGCCCACGGATTCGAAGTCATCAACATGCTCGATGGTGCCGAATTGGACCGCATCGTTGCTAAACACCAACCCGATTTCATCGTTCCCGAAATTGAAGCCATTCGCACCGAACGTTTTTACGATTATGAAAAGCAAGGCATTACGGTTGTGCCATCGGCGAAAGCGGCCAATTTCACCATGAACCGTAAAGCCATACGAGATTTAGCAGCTAAAGAATTAGGTCTTAGAACAGCCAATTATCGCTACGCAACTTCTGCAGAAGAACTGCAAAAAGCAGTGGCTGAAGTTGGCATTCCGTGTGTGGTAAAACCCCTAATGAGTTCTTCCGGCAAAGGACAATCAACCATCAAAACCGAAACCGATATCGAAAAAGCTTGGCAATACGCCGAGGAAGGTTCGCGTGGCGATATCGTGGAAGTCATTGTAGAAGCCTTCGTCAATTTCAATTCCGAAATTACTTTGCTTACAGTAACACAAAATAATAATCCAACGTTGTTCTGTGCACCTATTGGTCACCGACAAGAACGCGGCGATTATCAAGAAAGTTGGCAACCCGCCATCGTATCTGACAAAGACATAGCCGAAGCCCAAGAAATGGCGAGAAAAGTAACCGAAGCACTCGGTGGCGCAGGACTTTTTGGTGTAGAATTTTTCCTGACGGATGAAGGCGTTTATTTCTCAGAATTATCGCCAAGACCACACGATACGGGAATGGTTACTTTAGCCGGAACGCAAAACTTTAACGAATTTGAATTGCATTTGCGTGCAGTTTTAAGTTTACCTATTTTCGAAATTACTTTGGAAAAAGCAGGCGCTAGTGCGGTAATTTTGGCCCATGGCAACTCCAACAATCCAACCTATTCCGGAATTTCAGCGGTAGCCGCATTACCTAAAACAGATTTTCGTATCTTTGGAAAACCAACTTCAAGACCTTATCGCAGAATGGGTGTTGTTTTGACCCATGATTCATTGGGAACCAACATCGAAACAGTAACCGAAAAGGCCAAAGAAGTCGCAAAATTAATAACCATAAACCTGTAAAAAATGAAAAAAGTATTTTTAATTCTTGCTTTTATGTTGGGCGCAACCAGCATGAATGCTCAAGAGAAAAAAGCTGCAGCCAAAGAACCCGTAATTGTAGAAGTGGCTTGCGGACAATGTATGTTTGGCATGAAAGAAATCAAAAAAGGATGTGATTTGGCCGCCATGGTTGACGGCAAACCTTACTTTGTGGAAGGCACAAAATTAGATGACCACGGCGATGCCCATGCTGCTGACGGATTTTGTTCAGCGGTAAGAAAAGCTGAAGTAGTTGGGGAATTAAAAAACAATGTATTTGTGGTAACAGAATTCAAATTACTTCCGAGAAAATAAAAACTAACTCTTGGCGCAAATCCTTGATAATATTTCAAAAATAGTAACTCTTTCTCCCGAGGAAGAGTTGCTTTTTTTATCTAAAATCGAAATCAAACACTTCAAAGCCAAATCCATTCTTCTCAATGCAGGTGAAGTCTGTAAACATTCTTATTTCGTCAACTCCGGTTTACTCAGAAGCTTTACCATCAATGATAATATTGTTGAACACGTTTTGAGTTTTGCCTGCGAAGGTTGGTGGATTGGTGACATGTACAGCTTGCTTTCCCAAAAACCCGGCAATCTTTTTATCGAAGTTTTAGAAGATGCCGAAGTGGTTTTACTCTCCAAAGAAAACCAAGAAGAACTCTACCACTTAATCCCAAAACTGGAACGTTTTTTCAGAATCATAGTCGAAAACTCCTTGGTGGCTTACCAAGAAAGATTGATGGACAATTTGAGCTTATCAGCCGAAGAACGCTTTGATAAATTCTGCAAAAAATACCCAACACTTATTCAAAAAGTGCCTCAAAAACAAATCGCTTCCTTTATTGGCGTAACGCCTGAATTCTTTAGTAAGATGAAAGCGCGAATGTTGAAAAAGTAATCTTATTTCATTCTGAACACTACCAACTGTCCTGAAGCTTCGGGACTGAAAACTTCTTTCTTAATCTACATTAAGTGCTTACGTCACTTAGCGGTTGTAAATTTGTATCATAATAATTAGTAAATTTATACATTATGAAAAATACAATTTTGCACAAAGCCAATACAAGAGGACATGCCAATCACGGTTGGTTAAATGCCCATCATACTTTTAGTTTTGCAAGCTATTATAATCCCGATAGAGTTCAGTTTGGTGTCTTAAGAGTTTTAAACGATGATATTGTTGCCGGCGGCATGGGCTTCGGAACGCATCCTCACGATAACATGGAAATTATCACCATTCCGTTGGAAGGCGATTTGGCGCACAAAGACAGCATGGGCAATACCGAAGTAATCAAATTTGGCGACGTTCAAGTGATGAGTGCCGGAACCGGAATCCAACACTCTGAGTTCAATCCGAATGCGGACAAACAAACCAATTTATTACAAATTTGGCTGTTTCCGAAATACAGAAATGTAGAACCGCGTTACCAACAAATAACTCTAGACACTACCGATCGTCACAATAAATTACAACAAATTCTTTCGCCTAATGCAGATGATGCCGGGGTTTGGATTCACCAAGACGCTTGGTTTCACATGGGTAATTTGGACAAAGGAATTGCTTTGGACTACAACCGCAAAAAAGAAGGCAACGGACTTTACGTATTCGTAATCAAAGGAAACGTAAAAGTAAACGGTCAGGAATTAGAACAACGCGACGGCTTGGGTATAACTGATTTCGAAAAAGTAACGTTCGAAGCTACAACCGATGCTGAAATTCTTTTAATGGAAGTTCCAATGATTCAATAAATACAAGAAGGCAGACTGCGGATTTAGACTGAAGTTTGCCTTTCTTTAAATTAAAAAATTATGAGCACAGAAGTACAACTTAAAATCGATGGAAATAAAGGTTTTTTTTACATTGATGTTGATGGTAAACACGAAGCGATGATGACTTTTGTCTTTGCTGGCGAAAAACAAATTATTATTGACCACACCGAAGTAAAACCGGGAAATGAAGGCAAAGGTTTCGGCAAAAAAATGGTCACCAAAGCCGTAGAATATGCTCGTGAAAACGGCATCAAAATCATTCCGCTTTGTCCGTTTGCGAAAAGCGTTTTTGATAAAGTTACCGAGTTTAGAGACGTTTTATAATACCACAGTCATGGCGAATCTTTTAGAAAATAACGTAGAAGGAACCATCGGAACCCAAAAATACTTGTGCACCATTTCTTGGCGCAACGGCACTTTACTGATGGACGAACCCGAAAATGTAGGCGGACAAAATATTGGGCCCGACCCGTTTTCAACATTCTTAGCCTCACTAGCCGGTTGTACTTTATCGACTTTGAGAATGTACATTGACCGCAAAGGTTGGGACATTCCGGAAATCAATATTTCACTAAATTTATCCCAAGAAATTAATGGAGAATTGACCACAACTGTCACTCGCGATATTTCTTTTTCTAATGAGGTTTCACCCGAAATAAAAGAACGTTTGTTACTCATTGCTGAAAAATGTCCGGTGTCAAAAATCCTAAAAAACCAGATACAAATTAACACCAAAATATAAAATTATGGATCCAAAAGACCTAACTAAAGAATACACTAATGGCGAGGTAACCATAGTGTGGCAATCGGGAAAATGTACGCATTCTGCCAATTGCGTCCGCAACAATCCTGATGTCTTCAAGCCTAAAGAAAAACCGTGGATTACCCCTGAAGGTTCCACCACAGAGAAGATAATTGAGACGGTCAAAAAGTGTCCGTCGGGTGCCTTGACTTATTATTTAAACAACGAAAAATGAAGAAAATTATAGCTTTTGGCGGTTCGTCGAGCAAGAACTCTATTAATAAGCAATTGGCAGTTTATGCGGCTAATTTGTTTCAAAATGTTGACATTGAAGTTTTAGATTTAAACGATTATGACATGCCAGTTTTTTCCGTTGATCGTGAAAAAGAGAACGGTATTCATCCTTTGGCACAAGATTTTTATGCCAAAATAGGCAGCGCTGATTTTATCGTACTTTCTTTGGCAGAGCACAATGGCGCTTACTCTTCAGCCTTCAAAAACACTTTAGATTGGGCTTCGCGAATCGACGCTAAAACCTTTCAACAAAAACCGATGTTGTTATTGGCTACTTCACCCGGAGCACGCGGTGGCGGAAGTGTTTTGGATATTGCCACTAAAAGATTCCCGTTTCAAGGTGCAGAAGTAAAAGGTAGTTTTTCTTTACCCAGTTTTTATGACAATTTCAAAGACGGAAAAATCACCAATGAAATACTCGACAGTGATTTGAAATATTTAATAGCTGCCATTAGTTTATAAAAAAAGCCCTAACTCATCGTTAGGGCTTTTGGCTATTTATAGGCTTTATTATCAAATCTCGTGACATCAATAATTTTTTCTTCATCAATATCAAACGAAATCTCCACACTGTCCCCCACAACAGTAATTGGCAATTCTCCAGAAACCTGTGTTGAACCCACAAAAATACTCGGGTAATCTTTGATGGTAAAATAATAAAAGCTGTTGCCGTTCTTCACATCATTTTGGATTCGGGTGATAATAGATTTTACACTTTTCTTCGCCTCAGAAGCGCCCGGATTAATTTTATTCCCCGAAGAATTATAGGCACTCTTGAAAGCAGTCAACGTTTCTCTCATGGAGTTTCCTACTCCAACAATAGTGTAATCGTTAATAGCGACCATGGCATACATTTTTACCAATCCGCCGTCGTCTTTGAGTGTCATTACGTATGTTGGAATGTTGTTGATATTGTACGGAATTGGCAAAGAAGTCTTATATCCTTTTTCCTGTACTTTACCTTCAGCCGATTGTTGAGCAGCATATTCGGTAGCACCACTTTGCTTGTAGAAGGTAGTTTCTTTGGTTCGGGTATCCACCAAAACAAATCCGACTGCACTTTCATCACTACCTACAGAAGTTAATCCGGTGTACCAATACGAGCGGTCATTTTTACCGTAAACTAAAGTCAACCCTTCCGTAATTTGCAACTTATCTCGGTTGGAAAAGTTCCAATACCCATTGATTAATTCGCCCCAATCGTTTAATTGTTCTTCTATAATTACAGCCGGTTGTATACGATCTATCCACGCCGGAGTATCCGCAATAGTATATTCATTAATGGCTCCGCTTTGCGCATCAACTACAATTACACCCGTGGCATTTTTGCCTGAAAAACCAATTTCCTTTTTGTAAGTAGAAATTACCCAATATGGATTTCCGGCTTCGTCAATTTCGAATACAAAATCTTCTAAACCAACAGTAGCATATCCGTTAAAATAAACATGTCTGTGAATATCGCTTTGGAAATAAGCTGAAGGTTGGTATTTAATTCGAACCGGCTTACCATTTACTGATTCAACCAATCGCACATCTCGCTCATTGGTTGCCGAAACCATTACATAGCCCGGAGTTCCATCCATGTTATTGAACCATTTGAAAAAACCGGAATGCAACAAAGGCGCTATCCAAAACAATTCGTTATTGACTTTTTGAATGGAAAATTTCCCTAATTGGATTTGACTTCCCAAAGCCGGTTGTGAACCAATCACTTTTTCACCCAACAAATAAGCTAAATCCTGATCAACGACCCTAATTTTATCCATAGAGATTGGCGCAATGTGCTTGGCAATTTCATTTCCTTTCTTAACCTCACCAATCATTTTTTGGTACTGT
Protein-coding sequences here:
- the rsmG gene encoding 16S rRNA (guanine(527)-N(7))-methyltransferase RsmG — encoded protein: MEEIIKQFPNLTENQLLQFQKLEALYQDWNAKINVISRKDIAELYTKHVLHSLAIAKIQPFEPGTYVLDVGTGGGFPGIPLAILFPETRFYLIDVIAKKIKVVQAVVDGLGLKNVKAEQMRAENVKGDYDFIVSRAVTNMPDFVSWIKDKIKKQNKHELKNGILYLKGGDLTEELKDFPKATEYNIAEFFKDEFFETKKVVHLPLKFKA
- a CDS encoding pyridoxal phosphate-dependent aminotransferase, with the translated sequence MSILSDRINNLSTSQTLAMAALARELKAQGKDIISLSLGEPDFNTPDFIKEAAKKAIDENYSTYTPVDGYAELKDAICRKFKRDNNLDYKPANIVVSTGAKQSLYNVAQVMLNDGDEVILPAPYWVSYYEIIKLSGGVPVEVPTSVESDFKMTAAELEKAITPKTKMMWFSSPCNPSGSVYNREELEAIGKVLEKHPNIYIVSDEIYEHINFSGTFCSIGTIPGLFDRTITVNGVAKAFAMTGWRIGYIGAPEFIAKACTKMQGQVTSGANSIAQRATITAVDADPSVLNEMVTAFKNRRNLVVELAKEIPGFKINVPEGAFYLFPDVSAYFGQTLRGKLIANADDFSMYLLSEANVATVTGDAFGNPNCIRLSYATSEALLSEAFKRIKEALT
- a CDS encoding T9SS type A sorting domain-containing protein, producing MKIKITVLLFSAFSICGFAQDKSYDLLRDKTETKILYDRVFSLSNATESKKNGINTNYFLQAYHEIQRADFLQRLPKLEKLREAANLGFAKNQVPLGVLIADFEKINPTAIENGDVFLTANNLFESKPNAQNVFQKHTLNLIAPLLAKSKSSLVTFIVKEELIFNTTNKHILSIAIQTNGEETWKTISTNTPLSIRFNSNGLQTVNCRLQFTNGETIVQSFVLTVDNQNNNADARNSQNNFQPNVINTITATIPYQGYGETVPHLGQGEYEIFPDTVDGVLDKPVFVVDGFDPGDTNTIPLFYAGLDYGAGQNLADYLRTQGFDIILVNFPTYTRPNTTTVVDGGVDFIQRNAFVLVEIINQINAQKVGTQKNVIIGPSMGGLISRYALRYMEMNALNHDTRLYISFDSPHQGANVPIGFQHLFNYMAYGPLGNAALQPIVDGMIKSSAARQMLIDHMEGHLQSGSNFEFNTASASLVPTGAPNYRTAFQNELNAMGFPTTVRNVAISNGAGNGTMNYSPNFEVMNHTFNVTTTQRAIINQRFTPAANVTNQVSRFRGQTLVFGTWLTIYESLANSKSPTYTDGLDTAPGGRFDMGGFQADAGTDPLLVEFFDNLNADYFTFIPTWSSMAISGTNNLYTPVTGNSVTPFVASSIPTVNENHVTLNQNNVTFALEEIINGSLTTTNPAFETLWIKNPVTNSIEINTSYTLENAGITINDILGKTIYQSKNNTISGTFQIPIVLTKGVYLITIGNENGSVTKKIVKD
- the pruA gene encoding L-glutamate gamma-semialdehyde dehydrogenase, which gives rise to MPKGFFHVPKAVNEPVKSYAPNSPEKAAVLAAYKKMWNETIDVPNYIGHEEIRTGNTRNMTAPHDHQHVVGKYHLAEKAHIEKAIAAALEARKKWANMAWEQRAAIFLKAAELIAGPYRAKINAATMIAQSKTIFQAEIDASCELIDFLRYNVEFMTQIYNDQPKSVSDIWNRVEYRPLEGFVYAITPFNFTAIAANLPASAALMGNTVVWKPSDSQVFSAKVIIDIFKEAGVPDGVINVVFGDPVMITDTILKHPDFAGVHYTGSTFVFKEIWKKIGENIHTYKTYPRIVGETGGKDFVLAHPSANVKQVVTGITRGAFEFQGQKCSAASRGYIPQSLWPAVKEQLITDVKSMKMGSPEDFSNFITAVIHEGSFDKLASFIDQAKKDSDAEIIVGGNYDKSKGYFIEPTVIVTTNPKYATMETELFGPVMTIYVYEDAKWAETLQLVDSTSEYALTGAIFSQDRYAIEEATLALQNSAGNFYINDKPTGAVVGMQPFGGARASGTNDKAGSMQNLLRWVSPRTIKETFVTPEDYRYPFLGE
- the purT gene encoding formate-dependent phosphoribosylglycinamide formyltransferase → MKPLDNTTKLNRMSKILLLGSGELGKEFVIAAQRIGQTVIAVDSYENAPAMQVAHGFEVINMLDGAELDRIVAKHQPDFIVPEIEAIRTERFYDYEKQGITVVPSAKAANFTMNRKAIRDLAAKELGLRTANYRYATSAEELQKAVAEVGIPCVVKPLMSSSGKGQSTIKTETDIEKAWQYAEEGSRGDIVEVIVEAFVNFNSEITLLTVTQNNNPTLFCAPIGHRQERGDYQESWQPAIVSDKDIAEAQEMARKVTEALGGAGLFGVEFFLTDEGVYFSELSPRPHDTGMVTLAGTQNFNEFELHLRAVLSLPIFEITLEKAGASAVILAHGNSNNPTYSGISAVAALPKTDFRIFGKPTSRPYRRMGVVLTHDSLGTNIETVTEKAKEVAKLITINL
- a CDS encoding Crp/Fnr family transcriptional regulator; this translates as MAQILDNISKIVTLSPEEELLFLSKIEIKHFKAKSILLNAGEVCKHSYFVNSGLLRSFTINDNIVEHVLSFACEGWWIGDMYSLLSQKPGNLFIEVLEDAEVVLLSKENQEELYHLIPKLERFFRIIVENSLVAYQERLMDNLSLSAEERFDKFCKKYPTLIQKVPQKQIASFIGVTPEFFSKMKARMLKK
- a CDS encoding DUF6370 family protein, producing MKKVFLILAFMLGATSMNAQEKKAAAKEPVIVEVACGQCMFGMKEIKKGCDLAAMVDGKPYFVEGTKLDDHGDAHAADGFCSAVRKAEVVGELKNNVFVVTEFKLLPRK
- a CDS encoding fatty acid desaturase family protein, whose product is MNTTSPIFSKTDSLKFFRTLNTRVNNYFKENNLDKTGNWKLHLKTIVMFSIFLTPYFILLAMDMPFWAYLLLNVVIGVGMAGVGMNVMHDGNHGAYSSKSWVNKIMGGSIYILAGNVYNWQVQHNVLHHTYTNILGHDEDLEAGRIMRFTKEAKWYKFHKFQHYYSVFLYGLLTFNWAITTDFLQMKRYLKRNLSYGEFKKPVIRWTTLIITKIIYFSIWLVIPMVMGITWWKVVLGFLVMHYTAGVILSVVFQLAHVVEETHNPIPDENGEIENTWAIHQLFTTANFAPKNWLVNYYTGGLNHQIEHHIFPNISHVHYGKIAEIVKQTAKECELPYYEFKTTRAAIASHFKHLKELGRQPQLA